The nucleotide window TCAAGTTCCTGGTCACCAGTCCGCTGCAAAAGGATACGACCATCACCAAGGAGTACGTCTCGCAGATTCACTCCATCCAGCACATCGAGGTGCGGGCCCTGGAAAAAGGCTATCTGCAGAAGATTTTCGTGGATGAAGGCCAGCAGATTGAGAAGGGGCAACTGATGTTTCAGATCATGCCGTTGCTCTACCAGGCCGAGCTGAAAAAAGCCGAGGCCGAGGCCAAGTTTGTAAACATCGAGTACCAGAACACTAAGAAGCTGGCCGATGGCAACATTGTGTCGCCCAACGAGTTGGCCCTGTCGCAGGCCAAGCTCGAAAAAGCCAAAGCGGAGGTGTCACTGGCGCAGACGCACCTGGGATTTACCACCATCCGGGCCCCGTTCAGCGGCATCATGGACCACTTCCAGGCCCGACTAGGCTCCCTCGTCGACGAAGGCGACCTGCTCACCACGCTGTCGGACAACAGCAAGATGTGGGTGTACTACAACGTGCCGGAAGCCGAATACCTGGCCTATAAAAGCCACGTGCAGGCCGACGCTAAGCCCCAGGTGAAGCTGAAGATGGCCAACAACGAGGAGTTCGAGTATCCCGGCATTGTGCAAACCATCGAGGCTGACTTCAACAACGAAACCGGCAACATTGCCTTCCGGGCCACTTTCCCCAACCCCAAGGGCCTGCTGCGCAACGGCGAAACCGGCTCGGTGCTGATGACGGTGCCGCTAAAAAACGCCCTGATTGTGCCCCAGAAAGCCACTTTCGAGGTGCTGGAAAAGAAATTCATGTACGTCGTCGACAGCAAGAACGTGGTGCACCAGCGGGAAGTAACCGTGGGCGCCGAAATGCCCGACCTCTACATCATCACCAGCGGCCTGAAGGCGGGCGACAAAATCATGCTCGAAGGCATCCGCAAAGTGAAAGACGGCGACAAAATCCGCTTCGAATACCAGGAGCCGAAGTCGGTCATTGCTCACCTGAAAGTGTACTCCGAGTAGAGTCAGCCAACTCTGCCTAAACCGAACGTCATGCCGGGCTTTGCGCCCGGCCCGGCACTTCTTTGGCTCTATTAGCCCATTATATGTTTAGTAGATTCCTTCGTCGACCCGTGTTTGCCATCGTTATATCGGTGGTAATCATGTTCCTGGGCATGCTGGCCATCAAAACGCTGCCCACGTCCCAGTTCCCGGAGATTTCGCCGCCCATGGTGATGGTAAGCACGGCCTACCCCGGTGCCAGCGCTAAGGTGCTGACCGAATCGGTACTCATCCCATTAGAGCAGGCCATTAATGGCGTGCCGGGTATGAAGTACATGACCTCCGACGCCGTGTCGGCCGGGGAAGCCAACATCCAGATTGTCTTCAACCTGGGCACCGACCCCGAGCAGGCGGTAGTAAACGTCAATACCCGCATTGCCCAGATCCTGAACCGCTTGCCGGTGCTGGTGCAGCGCGAGGGCGTGGTCGTAAACCGCGTGGTGCCCAACATGCTGATGTACGTGAACCTCTACAGCAAGGACAAGAATACCGACATGCGGTACCTCTTCAACTTTGCCGGGGTGAACATGCTGCCCGAAATTCAGCGTATCGACGGTATCGGCCGGGCCAGCATCCTGGGTTCCCGGCAGTACGCCATGCGCGTGTGGCTCAAGCCCGACCGGATGCGGGCTTATAATCTGTCGGTGGACGACGTGATGGAGGCGCTCAACGACCAGAGCGTAATTGGCTCCCCGGGCCGGATCGGCCGAAGTGACGGCAAGGAAGCCTCGGCCCTGGAATACGTGCTGACCTACAAGGGCCGCTTCAACGACGTAGAGGAGTATAAGAACGTCATTATCAAGGCCAACTCCAACGGTGAAACCCTGCGCCTCAAGGACGTGGCCAACGTGGAGCTGGGCTCGGAATTCTATGACATCTACTCCAACCTCGACGGCTACCCTTCGGCGGCCATCATGCTGAAGCAAACCTACGGCTCCAACGCCTCTGACGTCATCAAAAGCGTAAAGGCTAAGCTGGAAGAGCTGAAGAAAACCATGCCCCCCGGCATGGATTATAAGATCAGCTATGACGTGTCGAGCTTCCTCGACGCCTCCACTGAAAACGTAATTCACACCCTGCGCGACGCCTTTATCCTGGTGGCCATTGTGGTGTTCCTCTTCCTGGGCGACTGGCGCTCCACGCTGATTCCCATTATTGCCGTGCCGGTGTC belongs to Hymenobacter cellulosilyticus and includes:
- a CDS encoding efflux RND transporter periplasmic adaptor subunit; this translates as MKRMYMLMLMSWSVLCLSTSCSKHEEEKEESVKFLVTSPLQKDTTITKEYVSQIHSIQHIEVRALEKGYLQKIFVDEGQQIEKGQLMFQIMPLLYQAELKKAEAEAKFVNIEYQNTKKLADGNIVSPNELALSQAKLEKAKAEVSLAQTHLGFTTIRAPFSGIMDHFQARLGSLVDEGDLLTTLSDNSKMWVYYNVPEAEYLAYKSHVQADAKPQVKLKMANNEEFEYPGIVQTIEADFNNETGNIAFRATFPNPKGLLRNGETGSVLMTVPLKNALIVPQKATFEVLEKKFMYVVDSKNVVHQREVTVGAEMPDLYIITSGLKAGDKIMLEGIRKVKDGDKIRFEYQEPKSVIAHLKVYSE